From the Pseudodesulfovibrio sp. S3 genome, one window contains:
- a CDS encoding aminotransferase class V-fold PLP-dependent enzyme, giving the protein MSKPNFAPLKLFITGPTYIRQDVKEAALLPEFGHRDSENDLRFGPIRENLRKLAGAGDMYEPILLLGSGSTGMEASVRSLVDEDETILNVSVGAFGDMYYNIAASNEKKAENLKFDYGQAIDMDVLEAKLKEMKPDVVSFTHNETSTGVVNDMKAVCALIRKYGAMPLVDGVSIFGGADLDLANSGAAMYATATQKAMGLPAGFGVAFISKEAEEKAEKVTNKGHHHDITKHLGRARKNQTLTTPNCTLANQMWFQLDRIVNEEGIENRFARHIEMRGMVEKWVAGLDGFEMFAPEGFRSPTVSTVVCPEGVTVAQLKKGVKEALRGEGYLMDPGYGKLNTALEDAGRPLVIRVGHMGDIMPDMLAEYLGKLEVELKKL; this is encoded by the coding sequence ATGAGCAAACCGAATTTTGCGCCTTTGAAACTGTTCATTACCGGGCCGACCTATATTCGTCAGGATGTCAAGGAAGCGGCTCTTTTGCCCGAGTTCGGGCATCGGGATTCGGAGAATGATCTTCGTTTCGGTCCCATTCGCGAGAACCTGCGGAAGCTGGCCGGGGCGGGCGACATGTATGAGCCGATCCTGCTGTTGGGTTCCGGGTCCACCGGCATGGAGGCTTCCGTGCGCTCCCTGGTGGACGAGGACGAGACCATCCTGAACGTCTCGGTGGGCGCTTTCGGCGACATGTACTACAATATTGCCGCGAGCAACGAAAAGAAAGCCGAGAACCTCAAGTTCGATTACGGCCAGGCCATTGACATGGACGTACTCGAAGCCAAGCTCAAGGAAATGAAACCGGACGTGGTTTCCTTCACCCATAACGAGACATCCACCGGCGTGGTCAACGACATGAAGGCCGTGTGCGCGCTGATCCGCAAATACGGAGCCATGCCTTTGGTCGACGGCGTGTCCATCTTTGGCGGAGCCGATCTGGACCTGGCCAATTCCGGGGCCGCCATGTACGCCACGGCCACCCAGAAGGCCATGGGACTGCCTGCCGGATTCGGCGTGGCCTTCATCAGCAAGGAGGCCGAGGAAAAGGCCGAGAAGGTCACGAACAAGGGGCATCATCACGATATTACCAAGCACCTGGGCCGTGCCCGCAAGAACCAGACCCTGACTACGCCAAACTGCACTCTGGCCAACCAGATGTGGTTCCAGCTCGACCGGATCGTCAATGAAGAGGGCATCGAGAACCGTTTCGCCCGCCACATCGAGATGCGCGGCATGGTCGAAAAATGGGTGGCCGGTCTGGATGGGTTCGAGATGTTCGCCCCTGAAGGGTTCCGTTCCCCCACCGTATCCACCGTGGTCTGCCCCGAAGGCGTGACCGTGGCCCAGCTCAAGAAGGGCGTGAAGGAAGCGTTGCGCGGCGAGGGCTACCTCATGGATCCGGGTTACGGCAAGCTGAATACCGCCTTGGAAGACGCCGGGCGCCCCCTGGTCATTCGCGTAGGCCATATGGGCGACATCATGCCAGACATGCTGGCTGAATATCTTGGCAAGCTTGAAGTGGAATTGAAGAAACTCTAG
- a CDS encoding NAD(P)-dependent oxidoreductase: MRILANDGLVDEAQKYLKQHGFTIEVDKRDEEDLMSEIGSFDALLVRSATKVTRAVLEAGVRNGGKLKIVGRGGVGTDNIDLDAAKELGVIVKFAPNGNTNATAEHALGLMFAVARRVPFAHHTLMNGTWHKKRFKGVELFGKTLGVIGCGRIGQALAAKAGAIGMKVIGYDLYHSLDAPLEYVDSIPELLAKSDFVSLHCGGTEPVINTEEFKQMKDTAYLINASRGKNVSEDALYNALKTGQIAGAALDCYESEPKREGLPFENKLQELDNIVMSAHLGASTRNAGVRTGMEIAEVVTGYLRRGEYHNSVNVGETVEEEGATVYTIFITHEDKPGMFGKFGTLMGEMGVNIRENNSRKLGEQVQTVYMVHAKPTEEVRKALNNIEGVNRVSI; this comes from the coding sequence GTGAGAATTCTCGCCAATGACGGTTTGGTTGACGAGGCCCAGAAATACCTGAAACAGCATGGGTTCACCATCGAGGTGGACAAACGCGACGAAGAGGACCTGATGAGTGAGATCGGTTCCTTTGACGCACTGCTGGTGCGTTCCGCAACCAAGGTCACCCGTGCCGTGCTCGAAGCCGGTGTCAGAAACGGCGGCAAGCTCAAGATCGTCGGGCGAGGCGGTGTGGGTACGGACAACATTGATCTGGATGCGGCCAAGGAATTGGGCGTCATTGTCAAGTTCGCCCCCAACGGGAATACCAACGCCACGGCCGAGCACGCCCTGGGATTGATGTTCGCGGTCGCCCGCCGTGTGCCCTTTGCCCATCATACCCTGATGAACGGCACCTGGCACAAGAAGCGGTTCAAGGGCGTTGAGCTGTTCGGCAAGACCCTTGGCGTCATCGGCTGCGGCCGCATCGGCCAGGCCCTGGCCGCCAAGGCGGGAGCCATCGGCATGAAGGTCATCGGCTATGACCTGTACCACTCCCTTGACGCGCCGCTGGAATACGTGGATTCCATCCCCGAATTGCTGGCCAAATCCGATTTCGTGTCCCTGCACTGCGGCGGCACCGAACCGGTCATCAACACCGAAGAATTCAAGCAGATGAAGGACACCGCATATCTGATCAATGCTTCCCGCGGCAAGAACGTGTCCGAGGACGCGCTCTACAACGCGCTGAAGACCGGTCAGATCGCAGGCGCTGCCCTGGATTGTTACGAGTCCGAGCCCAAACGCGAGGGGTTACCCTTCGAGAACAAGCTTCAGGAGCTGGACAACATCGTCATGTCCGCCCATCTGGGCGCATCCACCCGCAATGCCGGAGTTCGCACCGGCATGGAGATTGCCGAAGTGGTCACCGGCTACCTGCGGCGCGGCGAATATCATAACTCCGTGAATGTGGGTGAGACCGTGGAGGAAGAGGGCGCAACGGTTTACACCATTTTCATCACCCACGAGGACAAGCCCGGCATGTTCGGCAAGTTCGGCACCCTGATGGGCGAGATGGGTGTGAACATTCGCGAGAACAACTCCCGCAAGCTCGGTGAACAGGTCCAGACCGTGTATATGGTTCACGCCAAGCCCACGGAAGAAGTGCGCAAGGCCCTGAACAACATCGAAGGTGTGAATCGCGTGTCCATCTAG
- a CDS encoding YqaE/Pmp3 family membrane protein: protein MELIRIIISILIPPIGAFLKVGLGLQFWVNLLLTLLGYFPGLVHVIWLLSRK from the coding sequence ATGGAACTCATCCGCATCATCATCTCCATCCTCATTCCGCCCATAGGAGCCTTTCTCAAGGTCGGCCTGGGGCTGCAATTCTGGGTCAACCTGTTGCTGACCCTGCTCGGCTACTTCCCCGGCCTGGTCCACGTAATCTGGCTCCTGTCCAGAAAATAA